TTGGTAGGCTAAGATCCTAAATGCTTCTTCTTTCATTTCTAGATTACGGATACAAAATGAAAATTTCCATGCACAAATCTACAGAAGAAACCAGGACCACCCAAAGTATACATCCTGGACTTTATAAAAAACCTTCTTATCATACTGTTAATGATCAGAGGGCACACATAGGCCAGTTCCCATGCTCTGAACATAGGAACTATTTTTCCCAGAAGGGTGATCGTTGTAATCCCTTTAAGATCCATAAAGGCTTGAGGCCATTTTCTTGTTCTCAGTGTCAGAGATGCTTTACCTGCAAATCATATCTTCTAcagcatcagaaaattcacacaggagagaggccaTTTTCCTGTggggaatgtggaaaatgttttacaaagAAATCGACTCTTGCTcagcatcagagaattcacaaagGAGAGAAGATAGTTTCCTGTCcagaatgtagaaaatgtttttgcaaCAAATCAAATCTTGCTaaccatcagagaactcacacgggggagaaaccattttcatgttcggaatgtgggaagtgttttgctCAAAAATCAAATCTAAGTAGACATGAGCtaagtcacacaggggaaaagccattttcttgctctgaatgtgggaaatgctttaccaAGAGATATCTTCTTGTTCAGCATCAGATCTGTCACACTGGAGAGGGTCAGTTTTCATGTCCAGAATGCGAAAAATATTTTTCCACGAAATCAAGCCTTGTTGAGCATCagaggagtcacacaggggagaagccatttcctTGTTCAGACTGTGGGAAACGTTTTGCCAACAAATCAAATTGTAATAGGCATGTAAGAAGTCACAAGGGAGAAAAGACATTTTCGTGTTTggaatgtgggaaaagttttacTAAGAGATCAGGTCTTGTTcagcatcagagaagtcacacaggggaaaagccattcacgtgttcagaatgtgaaaaatgcTTTTCCACCAAATTAAGTCTTgttgaacatcagagaattcacacaggggagaagccatttacaTGTACAGAATGTGGGGAATGTTTTACCAAAAAATCTAAACtagttatacatcagagaagccacacaggggagaagcctttTTTATGTTtgaaatgtgggaaatgtttcaccaagaaatcaaatcttgaCAAGCATCAGAAAATTCATGCAGACCAAAAACTATTATTTTGCTTGGATTGTGGGCTTCATTTCACAAAGAAAGCAGAGCTTGTTGAACACtctagaattcacacaggagatagGCCGTTTTCATGTgcagaatgtgggaaaagcttTACCCGGAAATCTGTTCTTGTTCATCATGAaaaaagtcacacaggagagagaccatttacatgttctgaatgtgggaaatgttttgcccaTAAATCATATCTTCTTcagcatgagagaattcacacaggagagaaaccattttcttgtttggaatgtgggaaatgttttaccaaaAGGTCAGGTCTTATAAGACATCGGGAGATTCACACGGGAGGGAAGCTGTTTGAATGCTTAGTGTGTGGCAAATGTTTGACCCAGAAATCAGGACTTGtcagacatcagagaactcacacaggggagaagccatttttgtgttcagaatgtggcagaTGTTTTAAACAGAAATCAAATCTGGTTGAACATCTTAAAATTCACACCCGAGTGGGAGACAGTATTGAACACGGTTGGGTTGGATTAATCTaaattttttatttgcacatttcACAAACCCTGTTTATAAAACCATTTTTTCTTATACCCTGTTAGGGAATTCTGAGTTAATAAAGGGGTGGGGGCATCTCTGTTCAGGATCCCCATGTGTTGGCAAGAGACAAAGGGCATTTTCAAACTGAGTTTTTTTTCTGTGCTGAAAAACAAACAGGGATTTAATTCAGGATTCCTTGTGGATTTTTGGATGCAGTTTATATTCtgtgaggggtagctttctttcCGGGGATCATCCTCACAAATACCTTCGCAGACAACAGGTTTTCATGTCCCAACTCGTGCTTTATTGAGACACAAGCACAAACAAACGATACAAAACAAAATGAAAGCCTGCCCGGCTAGGCACTACCTAAACACTatatatccctgactcacctaagtcaccgTTCACACACACGTAAACCCACGCGGCTTTCTTCAGCCTAATGTccatcagcctcctggctgttACCACACCGGtgtcttttgggggattgtggtctaGTCATCTGCCCGACGCTGACCATGCGACCCTTATCCCAAGGCGTCGCGGGACACCCCAAACCTCAGGTCTCTCAGCGCTCCCAGCTCAGACGACACACACAACCACTCCAGGCTTCTGTACAACACAAGACACACCCTTCTCACTTTGAGGACAGCTTTATGCTCCGTTGATTGTGTCACCTGTTGCTGCCTCAGGCCTGACCACTGATGGGAAAGAGATGGATAATCCTGCCATTCCTCTCTCCTAACAGCCATAAGGCCTGTCACTCTCACAATTCTGACCCAGTTTTTTTTATGAAGTTATTGAACCTGCCCATTTCAATGGGAAGTTTGTATGTGGATTTGACGAATAATCCACACCAAGAATGAACATGCAACTTCTTATTTCCAAGCCTCGATAAATGGAGAAATTTGCAGGCATTTTTGGCAGTTTTTGGGTCCAGAACCTGCACTAAAATCTACATcgaaaaaactctgtgtgaacatacccaaagaCTGTCACTCACTGTGGAGGGAAAAgtctaataaaaatacaaaattaattgataaagtatattagaaaaacttttattaggctactttcacacttgcggcaggacggatccgacaggctgttcaccagctatttcgccgtgccgccggaccaccgctccgtccccattgactataatagggacggggcggagctccggcgcagcacggcgaaagccgccggactaaaaagcctgacatgcagtatttttagtccggtggcctttcgccgtgctgcaccggagctccgccccgtccccattatagtcaatgggtacagagcggcggcacggcgaaatagccgcaggacggatccgacatggcgaacagcctgtctgatccgtcctgccacaagtgtgaaagtacccttagggacaTCATATAAAAATTTTACACAAAGGTTTAGTTGCTTTTTAAGGAGGGAAGTTGATTTTTGTAAaacatgttattaaaaaaactttttaagaatatatatatatttttttaagttcttTAGCATATGAAAATTACATTGTGACGAAAAGAACTGATATGACAATTCTTTGGACAGGTGCAGGTGAATTTGTACATGTGAAAATAAATGCTGTACAATAAATACAGATACTGGACAACACAGATcttgttcatttttttatcaaagtccATGGTAGCTGGGATCTTGGGTAGGAACAAGTATTGGAGGAATAACCTTGATTCGGATGGCAGTGATAAAAATGACGGTGCATCACGTTAGTTAGTCTCGCGCATACTAACGCGATCCCAGGCCGCACTGCAGGATGTCACACACAAGAAGGGATGGTTAGGGGGTGTGCTTATCTTGActtaaagcaaggaggccgctgccccctcgACCTCAGTCTGACCGGCAAGATACTGCTGATGTATGGAGAATCAGATTACCAGATCAAACACATgattaaccgcctaacgcaggatcgcgttccggaggcggctcatttaggcacagtcacgcatctgcgtcatctcgcgagacgcagaACTGCAAGTAAGCgggtggatctacagcctgccagcggcgatcgttcgctggcaggctgtaaatgcgatttttttttaacccctgacaggtatattagatgctgttttgctaacagtgtctaatatacctgctacctggtcctctggtggtcccttttgcttggatcgaccaccagaggacacaggcagctctgtaataagtagcaccaagcaccacactacactacaccccctcctgtcacttattaacccctgatcaccccatatagactccctgatcacccccctatcattgatcacccccctgtaaggctccattcagacgtccgtatgtattttacggatccatggatcggatccgcaaaacacatacggacgtctgaatggagccttacaggggggtgatcgatgacaggtgtgtgatcaccccatatagactccctgatcacccccctgtcattgatcaccccactgtaaggctccattcagacgtccgtatgtgttttacggatccatggatcggatccgcaaaacacatacggacctctgaatggagccttacaggggggtgattaccccatatagactccctgatcacccccctgtaaggctccattcagacgtccgtatgtgttttacggatccatggatcggatccgcaaaacacatacggacctctgaatggagccttacaggggggtgatcaatgacaggggagtgatcagggagtctaaatggggtgatcacccccctgtcattgatcaccccccctgtaaggctctattcagacgtccgtttgtgttttgcggatccgtggatccgcaaaacactgacaccgcggatccgcaaaacacatacggacgtctgaatgaagccttacagggcggtgatcaatgacaggggggtgatcaccccatatagactccctgatcacccccctgtaaggctgcgttcacacgggcgagatttccgcgcgggtgcaatgcagtaggtgaacgtattgcacccgcactgaatcctgacccattcatttcaatggggctgtgtacatgagcgttttttttcacgcatcacttctgcaatgctttaaaatcgcagcatgttctatattctgcgtttttcactcagccccggctccatagaagtgaatgggtctgcgtgaataacgcattgcatctgcaagcaagtgcggatgcaatgcgtttttcactgatggttgctaggagatgttgtttgtaaaccttcagttttttatcacgcgcgtgaaaaatgcatcaaaacacattgcacccacgcggaaaaaactgaacaactaaacgcaatcgcagacaaaactgactgaacttgcttgcaaaatggtgcgagtttatctgaacgcaccctgaacgcatccggacctaatctgtcacgcttgtgtgaactcagcctaaggctccattcagacatttttttggcacaagttagcggaaattgataatttttttttattttttttcttacaaaggctcatattccactaacttgtgacaaaaaataaaatctcacatgaactcaccatacccctcacggaatccaaaggcgtaaaattttttagacatttatattccagacttcttctcacgctttagggcccctaaaatgctagggcagtataaataccccacatgtgaccccatttcggaaagaagacaccccaaggtattcgctgaggggcatattgagtccatgaaagattgaactttctgtcccaagttagcggaaagggagactttgtgagaaaaaaaataataataataatttccgctaacttgtgccaaaaaaacaaccttctatgaactcgccatgcccctcacggaataccttggggtgtctgttttccaaaatggggtcacatgtggggtatttatactgccctggcattttaggggccctaaagtgtgagaagaagtctggaatccaaatgtctaaaaatgccctcctaaaaggaatttgggcccctttgcgcatctaggctgcaaaaaagtgtccaacatgtggtattgccatactcaggagaagtagggcaatgtgttttggggtgtctttttacatatacccatgctgggtgagagaaatatctctctataatgacaactttgtataaaaaaaatgggaaaagttgacttttagagagatatttctctcacccagcatgggtatatgtaaaaatacaccacaaaacacattgccctacttcttccgagtacggcgataccacatgtgtgacacttctttgcagcc
The sequence above is a segment of the Bufo gargarizans isolate SCDJY-AF-19 chromosome 6, ASM1485885v1, whole genome shotgun sequence genome. Coding sequences within it:
- the LOC122940055 gene encoding oocyte zinc finger protein XlCOF6-like isoform X1; this translates as MSRIKHISSAEPPAKVWRCPRSPRVKPSNNTKEGRRKATSKTKGEDLIDIKVEVIEGEEEMCVVGDEQCKEEEIPVDTSPDGCSKRNPLERCPSPLYTCPDNHNVPQNHQVCIKEEINEEEEALPVAMNYTETLTDVPTDYGYKMKISMHKSTEETRTTQSIHPGLYKKPSYHTVNDQRAHIGQFPCSEHRNYFSQKGDRCNPFKIHKGLRPFSCSQCQRCFTCKSYLLQHQKIHTGERPFSCGECGKCFTKKSTLAQHQRIHKGEKIVSCPECRKCFCNKSNLANHQRTHTGEKPFSCSECGKCFAQKSNLSRHELSHTGEKPFSCSECGKCFTKRYLLVQHQICHTGEGQFSCPECEKYFSTKSSLVEHQRSHTGEKPFPCSDCGKRFANKSNCNRHVRSHKGEKTFSCLECGKSFTKRSGLVQHQRSHTGEKPFTCSECEKCFSTKLSLVEHQRIHTGEKPFTCTECGECFTKKSKLVIHQRSHTGEKPFLCLKCGKCFTKKSNLDKHQKIHADQKLLFCLDCGLHFTKKAELVEHSRIHTGDRPFSCAECGKSFTRKSVLVHHEKSHTGERPFTCSECGKCFAHKSYLLQHERIHTGEKPFSCLECGKCFTKRSGLIRHREIHTGGKLFECLVCGKCLTQKSGLVRHQRTHTGEKPFLCSECGRCFKQKSNLVEHLKIHTRVGDSIEHGWVGLI
- the LOC122940055 gene encoding gastrula zinc finger protein XlCGF26.1-like isoform X3, with amino-acid sequence MNYTETLTDVPTDYGYKMKISMHKSTEETRTTQSIHPGLYKKPSYHTVNDQRAHIGQFPCSEHRNYFSQKGDRCNPFKIHKGLRPFSCSQCQRCFTCKSYLLQHQKIHTGERPFSCGECGKCFTKKSTLAQHQRIHKGEKIVSCPECRKCFCNKSNLANHQRTHTGEKPFSCSECGKCFAQKSNLSRHELSHTGEKPFSCSECGKCFTKRYLLVQHQICHTGEGQFSCPECEKYFSTKSSLVEHQRSHTGEKPFPCSDCGKRFANKSNCNRHVRSHKGEKTFSCLECGKSFTKRSGLVQHQRSHTGEKPFTCSECEKCFSTKLSLVEHQRIHTGEKPFTCTECGECFTKKSKLVIHQRSHTGEKPFLCLKCGKCFTKKSNLDKHQKIHADQKLLFCLDCGLHFTKKAELVEHSRIHTGDRPFSCAECGKSFTRKSVLVHHEKSHTGERPFTCSECGKCFAHKSYLLQHERIHTGEKPFSCLECGKCFTKRSGLIRHREIHTGGKLFECLVCGKCLTQKSGLVRHQRTHTGEKPFLCSECGRCFKQKSNLVEHLKIHTRVGDSIEHGWVGLI
- the LOC122940055 gene encoding oocyte zinc finger protein XlCOF6-like isoform X2, translating into MEAVCLGCCHGLMEKRLPGEDLIDIKVEVIEGEEEMCVVGDEQCKEEEIPVDTSPDGCSKRNPLERCPSPLYTCPDNHNVPQNHQVCIKEEINEEEEALPVAMNYTETLTDVPTDYGYKMKISMHKSTEETRTTQSIHPGLYKKPSYHTVNDQRAHIGQFPCSEHRNYFSQKGDRCNPFKIHKGLRPFSCSQCQRCFTCKSYLLQHQKIHTGERPFSCGECGKCFTKKSTLAQHQRIHKGEKIVSCPECRKCFCNKSNLANHQRTHTGEKPFSCSECGKCFAQKSNLSRHELSHTGEKPFSCSECGKCFTKRYLLVQHQICHTGEGQFSCPECEKYFSTKSSLVEHQRSHTGEKPFPCSDCGKRFANKSNCNRHVRSHKGEKTFSCLECGKSFTKRSGLVQHQRSHTGEKPFTCSECEKCFSTKLSLVEHQRIHTGEKPFTCTECGECFTKKSKLVIHQRSHTGEKPFLCLKCGKCFTKKSNLDKHQKIHADQKLLFCLDCGLHFTKKAELVEHSRIHTGDRPFSCAECGKSFTRKSVLVHHEKSHTGERPFTCSECGKCFAHKSYLLQHERIHTGEKPFSCLECGKCFTKRSGLIRHREIHTGGKLFECLVCGKCLTQKSGLVRHQRTHTGEKPFLCSECGRCFKQKSNLVEHLKIHTRVGDSIEHGWVGLI